The following coding sequences are from one Sphingobium sp. Cam5-1 window:
- a CDS encoding CTP synthase codes for MARYIFITGGVVSSLGKGLMAASLAALLQARGFRVRIRKFDPYLNVDPGTMSPYQHGEVYVTDDGAETDLDLGHYERFTGVSARQSDNVTQGRVYQTIIQRERRGDYLGATVQVIPHVTDEIKAFAIAESDDLDFVLCEIGGTVGDIESLPFMEAIRQLHNDLGRRQSIFVHVTLVPYIAAAGELKTKPTQHSVRELTSLGIQPDILLCRCEHPLPDSERAKIALFCNVRKEAVIPALDASSIYAVPAQYHAEGLDEEVLRAFGIEDAPKPTLDRWLDIMDRQQNPEGEVTIGVVGKYVGLPDAYKSLYEALTHGGFANRVKVNIKWIDAELFEKGDDVAASLEPMHGILVPGGFGVRGSEGKIASVKFARERNVPFFGICLGMQMACIEGARNTAGIADASTTEFGETSEPVVGLITEWMSSEGLQKRTAETDLGGTMRLGAYPAKLTGNSVVAGIYGTSEISERHRHRYEVNAGYREALEKGGLIFSGMSPDGTLPEIVERPDHPWFVGVQFHPELKSKPFDPHPLFASFIEAAVKQSRLV; via the coding sequence ATGGCGCGGTATATTTTCATCACCGGCGGCGTGGTCTCCTCGCTTGGCAAGGGCCTTATGGCCGCTTCGCTTGCAGCACTGCTGCAGGCGCGAGGTTTCCGTGTGCGCATTCGGAAGTTCGACCCTTATCTCAACGTCGATCCGGGCACGATGAGCCCGTATCAGCATGGCGAAGTCTATGTGACCGATGACGGGGCGGAAACCGACCTCGACCTTGGCCATTATGAGCGGTTTACCGGGGTTTCGGCGCGCCAGTCGGACAATGTGACGCAGGGCCGCGTCTATCAGACGATCATCCAGCGCGAGCGGCGCGGCGATTATCTGGGCGCGACGGTGCAGGTGATCCCGCACGTCACGGATGAGATCAAGGCGTTCGCGATAGCCGAGTCAGACGATCTGGATTTCGTGCTGTGCGAGATTGGCGGGACGGTCGGCGACATCGAATCGCTGCCGTTCATGGAAGCGATCCGTCAGCTGCATAATGACCTTGGTCGCCGCCAGTCGATCTTCGTCCATGTGACGTTGGTCCCCTATATCGCGGCGGCGGGCGAGCTGAAGACAAAGCCGACGCAGCATAGCGTGCGCGAACTGACGTCGCTGGGCATCCAGCCCGACATTTTGCTGTGCCGTTGCGAACATCCGTTGCCCGACAGCGAGCGCGCTAAGATCGCGCTGTTCTGCAACGTCCGGAAGGAAGCGGTGATCCCCGCGCTCGACGCCAGCAGCATCTATGCCGTGCCCGCGCAATATCACGCCGAAGGGCTGGATGAGGAAGTGCTGCGCGCTTTCGGCATCGAAGACGCGCCCAAGCCGACGCTTGACCGCTGGCTGGACATTATGGACCGCCAGCAAAACCCCGAAGGCGAAGTGACGATCGGTGTTGTCGGTAAATATGTCGGCCTACCAGACGCCTACAAGTCGCTCTACGAGGCGCTGACCCATGGCGGTTTCGCCAACCGGGTGAAGGTGAATATCAAGTGGATCGACGCCGAGCTGTTCGAGAAGGGCGATGACGTCGCGGCCAGCCTGGAGCCGATGCACGGCATTTTGGTCCCCGGCGGCTTTGGCGTGCGCGGGTCGGAGGGCAAGATCGCGTCGGTGAAGTTCGCCCGCGAACGCAATGTGCCTTTCTTTGGCATCTGCCTTGGCATGCAGATGGCGTGCATCGAAGGCGCGCGGAACACGGCGGGGATTGCAGATGCGTCCACCACCGAATTTGGCGAGACGAGTGAGCCGGTCGTCGGCCTCATCACCGAATGGATGAGCAGCGAAGGCTTGCAGAAGCGCACCGCCGAAACCGACCTTGGCGGCACGATGCGACTGGGCGCCTATCCCGCCAAGCTCACCGGCAACAGCGTGGTCGCGGGCATATATGGCACGAGCGAGATCAGCGAGCGGCATCGCCATCGCTATGAGGTCAACGCGGGCTATCGCGAGGCGCTGGAGAAGGGTGGCCTCATCTTCTCGGGCATGTCGCCGGACGGCACGCTGCCGGAGATTGTCGAGCGGCCTGACCATCCTTGGTTCGTCGGCGTGCAGTTCCATCCGGAGCTGAAGTCCAAGCCGTTTGATCCGCATCCGCTGTTTGCGAGCTTTATTGAGGCGGCGGTGAAGCAGAGCCGGTTGGTGTGA
- the infB gene encoding translation initiation factor IF-2: MSDSKEDKPVLGRKPLGIKRTVESGQVQQQFSHGRKNTVVVEVKRRRILGKPGEAGAPAAAPQADPAPAPAAAAPAPQPQARAPQPAAPARPAPPQSLMSRQELQAKLLREAEEARMAALEDARRREDAQRNAASEDEKRRAEENRLAAEAAEAEAARRAEEEAKVAEQQPEPEAPAAPVAEESPEARPAAAPAATTSVAPPPRRFTPVTPIKRPEPAKPDRAKRAGEDNRRQSGKLTVTRALADDDSARARSLAALKRAREKERRAHYAGGAQQREKQVRDVVVPESITVQELANRMAEKGADLVKALFKMGTAVTLNQPIDQDTAELLVEEFGHRIQRVSDADVEIGIEGEVDAAETLKPRAPVVTIMGHVDHGKTSLLDALRGTDVVAGESGGITQHIGAYQVTTKGGDVITFLDTPGHEAFSEMRARGANVTDIVILVVAADDGLMPQTIEAINHTKASGVPMIVAINKCDKPEANPQKVRERLLSEEIVVEDMGGDVQDVEVSALKKTGLDELIEKILLQAEVMELGANPDRAAEGNVIEAQLDKGRGAVATVLVRKGTLKVGDTFVIGAESGKVRALINDKGQNVKVAGPSTPVEVLGLSGVPLAGDQLTVVENEARAREVAAYRQEQATKKRTTSAPTSFEHMFSALNTTVIEYPVVVKGDVQGSVEAIVSSLNRISTDEIKVRILHSGVGAITESDVTLAAASRAPLIGFNVRPNAKARQLAEREKISLRYYDVIYDLLEEVRGEMAGQLAPERIETIVGRAEVLQVFPAGKKDKAAGLLVLDGIIRKGLSARLTRDDVIVSRTNIASLRRFKDDVSEVRAGMECGAVLQDTNDIKAGDTLELFEVEERARTL, translated from the coding sequence ATGAGTGACAGCAAGGAAGACAAGCCGGTTCTGGGCCGCAAGCCGCTGGGCATCAAGCGGACCGTTGAATCCGGCCAGGTGCAGCAGCAGTTCAGCCATGGCCGCAAGAATACGGTCGTGGTTGAGGTGAAGCGGCGCCGCATTCTGGGCAAGCCGGGCGAAGCCGGTGCGCCTGCGGCTGCGCCTCAGGCTGATCCTGCTCCGGCGCCCGCCGCAGCGGCCCCCGCGCCTCAGCCGCAGGCTCGCGCGCCTCAGCCCGCCGCTCCCGCGCGCCCCGCTCCGCCGCAGAGCCTGATGTCGCGTCAGGAATTGCAGGCGAAGCTGCTGCGCGAGGCAGAAGAAGCCCGCATGGCTGCGCTGGAAGATGCGCGCCGCCGCGAAGACGCGCAGCGTAATGCCGCGAGCGAGGATGAAAAGCGCCGCGCCGAGGAAAATCGCCTGGCTGCGGAAGCTGCTGAGGCCGAAGCCGCGCGCCGTGCCGAAGAAGAAGCCAAGGTCGCCGAGCAGCAGCCCGAGCCTGAGGCTCCTGCGGCGCCTGTTGCCGAGGAAAGCCCCGAAGCGCGTCCCGCTGCTGCTCCGGCCGCGACCACTTCGGTTGCGCCGCCGCCGCGCCGCTTCACCCCGGTTACCCCGATCAAGCGTCCCGAACCGGCCAAGCCGGATCGGGCCAAGCGTGCGGGCGAGGACAATCGCCGCCAGTCGGGCAAGCTGACCGTGACGCGCGCGCTTGCGGACGACGATAGCGCTCGTGCCCGCTCGCTCGCGGCATTGAAGCGTGCCCGCGAAAAGGAACGTCGCGCTCATTATGCCGGTGGCGCGCAGCAGCGTGAAAAGCAGGTCCGCGATGTCGTGGTGCCTGAAAGCATCACGGTGCAGGAACTCGCCAACCGCATGGCCGAAAAGGGCGCGGACCTGGTGAAGGCCCTGTTCAAGATGGGCACTGCCGTCACGCTCAACCAGCCGATCGATCAGGATACGGCGGAACTGCTGGTCGAGGAATTCGGCCACCGCATCCAGCGCGTATCCGATGCCGACGTTGAAATCGGCATCGAGGGCGAAGTCGATGCGGCAGAGACGCTGAAGCCGCGCGCGCCGGTCGTGACGATCATGGGCCATGTCGACCATGGCAAGACATCGCTGCTCGACGCGCTGCGCGGGACCGATGTGGTCGCGGGCGAAAGCGGCGGCATCACCCAGCATATCGGCGCCTATCAGGTGACGACCAAGGGTGGCGACGTCATCACTTTCCTCGACACGCCGGGCCACGAGGCTTTCTCGGAAATGCGCGCTCGTGGCGCGAACGTCACCGACATCGTCATCCTGGTGGTGGCGGCCGATGACGGGCTGATGCCGCAGACGATCGAGGCGATCAACCACACCAAGGCGTCGGGCGTGCCGATGATCGTCGCGATCAACAAGTGCGACAAGCCGGAAGCCAATCCGCAGAAGGTGCGTGAGCGCCTGCTGAGTGAAGAGATTGTCGTCGAGGATATGGGCGGCGACGTTCAGGACGTGGAGGTTTCGGCGCTCAAGAAGACCGGCCTTGATGAGCTGATCGAGAAGATCCTGCTTCAGGCCGAAGTCATGGAACTGGGCGCCAACCCCGATCGCGCCGCCGAAGGCAATGTGATCGAGGCGCAGCTCGACAAGGGCCGTGGCGCGGTCGCCACCGTGCTGGTCCGCAAGGGTACGCTGAAGGTCGGCGACACGTTCGTCATCGGCGCCGAAAGCGGCAAGGTGCGCGCTCTGATCAACGACAAGGGTCAGAATGTGAAGGTCGCAGGGCCATCGACCCCGGTCGAGGTGCTGGGGCTTTCGGGTGTTCCTCTGGCGGGCGATCAGCTGACGGTCGTCGAGAATGAGGCTCGCGCTCGCGAAGTCGCTGCCTATCGTCAGGAACAGGCGACCAAGAAGCGCACCACCAGTGCCCCGACCAGCTTTGAACATATGTTCTCGGCGTTGAATACGACCGTCATCGAATATCCGGTGGTGGTGAAGGGTGACGTGCAGGGCTCGGTCGAAGCGATTGTGTCGTCGCTCAACCGTATCTCGACCGACGAGATCAAGGTTCGCATCCTGCATTCGGGTGTTGGCGCGATCACCGAAAGCGACGTCACACTGGCTGCTGCCAGCCGCGCGCCGCTGATCGGTTTCAACGTCCGTCCCAATGCCAAGGCGCGTCAACTGGCGGAGCGCGAGAAGATTTCGCTGCGCTATTATGACGTGATCTATGACCTGCTTGAGGAAGTTCGCGGCGAAATGGCGGGCCAGCTGGCTCCCGAACGCATCGAAACCATCGTCGGCCGCGCCGAGGTGCTTCAGGTGTTCCCGGCGGGCAAGAAGGACAAGGCTGCTGGTCTGCTCGTTCTCGACGGCATCATCCGCAAGGGCCTGTCCGCGCGCCTTACCCGCGACGATGTCATCGTGTCGCGCACCAACATCGCCTCGCTTCGCCGCTTCAAGGACGATGTGTCCGAAGTGCGCGCGGGCATGGAGTGCGGTGCGGTGTTGCAGGATACGAATGACATCAAGGCTGGCGATACGCTGGAACTGTTCGAGGTCGAGGAACGCGCCCGGACGTTGTGA
- the rbfA gene encoding 30S ribosome-binding factor RbfA codes for MPAPNEGPSVRLLRVGEQVRHVLSDILQRGDVHDDVLAKHVVSVTEVRMSPDLRHATVFVKSLLGQDEEAVLKALRTNTAYLQREVAHRIRLKYAAKLKFLADESFDEGSHIDKLLRDPKVAQDLEQPDDEG; via the coding sequence ATGCCCGCTCCTAATGAAGGCCCCTCCGTCCGCCTCCTCCGCGTGGGCGAGCAGGTGCGCCATGTCCTGTCCGACATCCTCCAGCGTGGCGACGTGCATGACGATGTGCTGGCCAAGCATGTCGTCAGCGTCACCGAAGTACGCATGTCGCCCGATCTGCGTCACGCCACCGTGTTCGTGAAGTCGCTGCTCGGCCAGGATGAGGAGGCGGTGCTGAAGGCGCTGCGTACCAATACGGCCTATCTCCAGCGTGAGGTGGCTCACCGCATCCGCCTAAAATATGCAGCGAAGCTCAAATTCCTGGCAGACGAGAGCTTTGACGAGGGTAGCCATATCGACAAGCTGTTGCGTGATCCCAAAGTCGCGCAGGATCTTGAACAGCCCGATGATGAGGGCTGA
- a CDS encoding tautomerase family protein, with the protein MPFVDIRLAGNATREQKAAIVADVTQSLVERLGKPASAVQVVISEISTENYGSGGQLIVDRAAPAPKPGEDANVAVPSQ; encoded by the coding sequence ATGCCCTTCGTCGACATCCGTCTGGCCGGAAACGCCACCCGTGAACAGAAAGCGGCAATTGTCGCTGACGTCACCCAGTCGCTCGTCGAACGGCTGGGGAAACCGGCGTCTGCCGTGCAGGTGGTGATTTCCGAGATTTCGACGGAGAATTATGGGTCTGGTGGTCAGTTGATCGTCGATCGTGCGGCGCCTGCGCCCAAGCCCGGGGAGGACGCCAATGTTGCGGTCCCTTCCCAATGA
- the rimP gene encoding ribosome maturation protein RimP, giving the protein MADIAELTALIEPEVKALGFDLVRVKLFGSGDEYTLQIMAENPATKQLVIEDCATISRRLSDVLDEVDPIEEAYRLEVSSPGIDRPLTRLHDFMEWAGHEAKIATTETVEGRKSFRGILKGVEGDDIQFQDNKAGDVSIPFALVGEAKLILTDALISASMPLSSDGADEFETEE; this is encoded by the coding sequence ATGGCGGACATCGCCGAACTGACCGCGCTGATCGAACCGGAGGTGAAGGCCTTGGGGTTTGACCTTGTGCGCGTGAAGCTGTTCGGGTCCGGTGACGAATATACGTTGCAGATCATGGCGGAAAATCCCGCGACCAAGCAGCTCGTCATCGAGGATTGCGCCACCATCTCGCGCCGTCTGTCCGACGTGCTGGATGAGGTTGATCCGATCGAGGAGGCTTATCGGCTGGAGGTCAGCTCGCCGGGTATCGATCGGCCGCTGACCCGTCTCCACGACTTCATGGAATGGGCCGGGCATGAGGCGAAGATCGCCACGACCGAGACCGTCGAGGGGCGCAAGAGCTTTCGCGGCATCCTGAAGGGTGTCGAGGGCGATGATATTCAGTTCCAGGACAATAAGGCCGGGGATGTCTCCATCCCCTTCGCGCTGGTCGGCGAAGCCAAGCTGATACTGACCGACGCGCTCATTTCTGCTAGCATGCCGCTCTCCTCCGATGGGGCGGACGAGTTCGAAACCGAAGAGTAA
- the tpiA gene encoding triose-phosphate isomerase, with protein sequence MGRRKLVVGNWKMNGLRSQLPEVEAIGALAAERPVIDVGLCLPATLIAAADQVKGGAFVGAQDCHMNDSGAHTGCLSAAMLAEAGASWTIVGHSERRQDQGETDADVAAKALAAKAVGLKVILCVGESLEVRDAGGAEGVVSAQLLASLPEGAAADWLAIAYEPIWAIGTGRIPTMDAVETMHKALRAALASRIGDGEAGAMRILYGGSMNGENAVELMAIEDVDGGLVGGASLTAAKFGPVIAAAGE encoded by the coding sequence ATGGGCAGGCGCAAGCTGGTGGTCGGCAACTGGAAGATGAACGGCCTGCGTTCACAGCTGCCCGAAGTCGAAGCGATCGGCGCGCTGGCGGCTGAGCGTCCGGTGATCGATGTGGGGCTGTGCCTGCCCGCGACGCTGATCGCGGCGGCCGATCAGGTGAAGGGCGGCGCCTTTGTCGGCGCGCAGGATTGCCACATGAACGATAGCGGCGCGCATACTGGCTGCCTGTCGGCGGCGATGCTGGCCGAAGCGGGCGCGAGCTGGACGATCGTTGGCCATAGCGAACGGCGGCAGGATCAGGGCGAAACGGACGCCGATGTCGCGGCCAAGGCGCTCGCGGCTAAGGCTGTGGGTCTGAAGGTCATCCTTTGCGTCGGCGAAAGCCTAGAGGTGCGCGATGCTGGCGGGGCCGAAGGCGTTGTGTCGGCGCAGCTGCTGGCATCGCTGCCGGAAGGCGCGGCGGCGGACTGGCTGGCCATCGCCTATGAGCCGATCTGGGCGATCGGCACCGGGCGAATCCCGACGATGGACGCGGTCGAAACCATGCACAAGGCACTGCGGGCGGCGTTGGCGAGCCGGATCGGCGACGGCGAGGCGGGTGCCATGCGCATCCTCTATGGCGGGTCGATGAATGGCGAGAATGCGGTCGAGTTGATGGCGATCGAGGATGTCGATGGCGGCCTGGTGGGCGGAGCAAGCCTGACCGCGGCGAAATTCGGGCCGGTGATTGCGGCTGCTGGGGAATAA
- the nusA gene encoding transcription termination factor NusA — translation MANAISANKAELLAIANSVATEKMIDKAIVIEAMEDAIQRAARARYGAENDIRAKLDPDSGDLRLWRVVEVVEAVDDYFKQVDLKQAQKLKKDAVIGDFIVDPLPPIDLGRIDAQSAKQVIFQKVRDAERERQHEEFKDRVGEIITGVVKSVEFGHVVVNLGRAEGVIRRDQQIPREVVRVGDRIRSVILNVRRENRGPQIFLSRAHPEFMKKLFAQEVPEIYDGVIEIKAAARDPGSRAKIGVISRDSSIDPVGACVGMKGSRVQAVVQEMQGEKIDIIPWSEDTATFVVNALQPAQVARVVIDEEEERIEVVVPDDQLSLAIGRRGQNVRLASQLTGKAIDIMTEADASEKRQKEFVARSEMFQNELDVDETLSQLLVAEGFGELEEVAYVGVDELAAIEGFDEDLAAELQSRAQEALDRREAAAREERQALGVEDALADMPHLTEAMLVTLGKAGVKTLDDLADLATDELVAKKRVDQRRRRENKDEDKGGILAEYGLSEEQGNEIIMAARAHWFEGEEA, via the coding sequence ATGGCCAACGCCATTTCCGCCAACAAGGCCGAGCTGCTCGCCATTGCGAACAGCGTCGCTACCGAGAAGATGATCGACAAGGCGATCGTCATCGAGGCGATGGAAGACGCGATCCAGCGCGCCGCTCGCGCGCGCTATGGTGCGGAGAATGATATCCGCGCGAAGCTGGACCCGGACAGCGGGGACCTGCGCCTGTGGCGTGTCGTCGAAGTGGTCGAGGCCGTGGACGACTATTTCAAGCAGGTGGACCTGAAGCAGGCGCAGAAGCTGAAGAAGGACGCCGTGATCGGCGACTTCATCGTCGATCCGCTGCCTCCGATCGACTTGGGCCGCATCGACGCGCAGTCGGCGAAGCAGGTGATCTTCCAGAAGGTGCGCGACGCCGAGCGCGAGCGTCAGCATGAGGAATTCAAGGACCGCGTGGGTGAGATCATCACCGGCGTCGTGAAGTCGGTCGAATTCGGCCATGTCGTGGTGAACCTTGGTCGCGCCGAGGGTGTCATCCGCCGCGACCAGCAGATCCCGCGCGAAGTTGTTCGTGTGGGTGACCGGATTCGCTCAGTGATCCTGAACGTGCGCCGCGAAAACCGTGGCCCGCAGATTTTCCTCAGCCGCGCGCACCCCGAATTCATGAAGAAGCTGTTCGCGCAGGAAGTGCCCGAAATCTATGACGGCGTGATCGAGATCAAGGCCGCCGCCCGCGATCCGGGCAGCCGCGCCAAGATCGGCGTCATCAGCCGCGATTCGAGCATTGACCCAGTCGGCGCCTGCGTCGGCATGAAGGGTAGCCGCGTGCAGGCCGTCGTGCAGGAAATGCAGGGCGAAAAGATCGACATCATCCCCTGGTCGGAAGACACCGCGACCTTCGTCGTCAACGCGCTGCAGCCTGCTCAGGTCGCGCGCGTCGTTATCGACGAGGAAGAAGAGCGTATCGAAGTCGTCGTTCCTGACGATCAGCTGTCGCTCGCCATCGGCCGTCGCGGCCAGAATGTCCGTCTCGCCAGCCAGTTGACCGGCAAGGCGATCGACATCATGACCGAGGCCGACGCGTCCGAAAAGCGCCAGAAGGAATTCGTCGCACGTTCCGAAATGTTCCAGAACGAACTGGACGTGGACGAGACGCTGTCGCAGCTGCTGGTGGCCGAAGGCTTTGGCGAGCTGGAAGAAGTCGCCTATGTCGGCGTCGATGAACTGGCGGCGATCGAAGGTTTTGACGAGGATCTGGCCGCCGAGCTTCAGAGCCGCGCGCAGGAAGCGCTGGACCGCCGCGAAGCTGCCGCCCGTGAGGAACGTCAGGCACTGGGCGTCGAGGATGCTTTGGCTGATATGCCGCACCTTACCGAAGCGATGCTGGTGACGCTGGGCAAGGCGGGCGTGAAGACGCTCGACGACCTGGCCGACCTCGCGACGGACGAACTCGTCGCGAAGAAGCGCGTGGACCAGCGCCGCCGCCGTGAGAATAAGGACGAGGATAAGGGCGGGATTCTCGCCGAATATGGCCTTAGTGAAGAGCAGGGCAATGAGATCATCATGGCTGCCCGCGCGCACTGGTTCGAAGGCGAGGAAGCCTAA
- the secG gene encoding preprotein translocase subunit SecG, which yields MFTFILVVQAIVAALLVTVILMQKSEGGGLGVGGSPAGLMSARGAADFLTRSTTVLATIFVLLSIVLAVIASVQHAPSDIDTSLVKQAPAAPSTPAPAGSADPLAGAAGAASNGQAANGAVPLAN from the coding sequence ATGTTCACCTTCATCCTCGTCGTGCAGGCCATCGTGGCGGCCCTGCTTGTCACCGTCATCCTGATGCAGAAGTCGGAAGGCGGCGGTCTGGGCGTGGGTGGTAGCCCGGCGGGGTTGATGTCTGCGCGGGGCGCGGCGGACTTTCTGACGCGGTCGACGACGGTGCTGGCCACCATCTTCGTGCTGCTGTCGATCGTTCTGGCGGTGATCGCATCGGTGCAGCATGCTCCGAGCGATATCGATACCTCGCTGGTGAAGCAGGCTCCGGCGGCTCCGTCGACCCCTGCGCCTGCCGGTAGCGCCGATCCGTTGGCCGGAGCAGCAGGCGCTGCGAGCAACGGCCAGGCCGCAAATGGCGCGGTTCCGCTCGCCAACTGA
- a CDS encoding DUF448 domain-containing protein, with product MTERKCILSGDRADPETLIRLAVGPEGQVLPDIRAKAPGRGAWIGVPRAELKQALAKGKLKGALARAFKTGELQIPDNLPDLIEDGLRKALLDRLGLEAKASMVLTGSEKIDVACRQAKVQLLLHASDAAADGNRKLDQALRVGQEAEGTELAGVVLPVDRQALSMAMGRDNVVHIAVTDSRAASRLRTAIGRLESYLGCATEAPVHGEHDSAGALGA from the coding sequence GTGACCGAGCGTAAATGCATCCTCTCAGGCGATCGCGCCGACCCGGAAACGCTGATCCGCCTAGCCGTTGGGCCAGAAGGCCAGGTGCTGCCGGACATCCGCGCAAAGGCCCCAGGCCGAGGCGCATGGATCGGCGTTCCGCGCGCTGAGCTTAAGCAGGCGCTCGCCAAGGGTAAGCTGAAGGGGGCACTCGCCCGCGCGTTCAAGACGGGCGAGTTGCAGATCCCCGACAATTTGCCGGACCTGATCGAGGACGGCTTGCGCAAGGCTTTGCTGGACCGCCTGGGGCTGGAGGCGAAGGCGTCCATGGTCCTCACCGGATCGGAAAAGATCGACGTCGCCTGCCGTCAGGCCAAGGTCCAATTGCTGCTCCACGCCAGTGATGCTGCGGCCGACGGCAATCGAAAGCTCGATCAGGCGCTGCGCGTCGGACAGGAAGCGGAAGGCACCGAATTGGCGGGCGTCGTCTTGCCTGTGGACCGACAGGCCCTATCTATGGCAATGGGGCGGGACAATGTCGTCCATATCGCAGTGACCGACTCGCGTGCCGCGTCGCGTCTGCGTACGGCCATCGGCCGCTTGGAAAGCTATCTGGGTTGCGCTACCGAGGCGCCCGTGCATGGGGAGCATGACTCCGCCGGTGCGCTGGGCGCCTGA
- a CDS encoding PQQ-dependent sugar dehydrogenase → MNRVLITALPLLLLACSSENATSQNSAAPAEKPFKTSIIADFDSPWAMTFLPDGRALITEKAGEMILFDPKNGTKIPISGIPKVDSAGQGALMDVVLHPQFAQNKTVYFSFSESGPGGKGVALATGIFNQASDGTTKLDGVKTIFRATPYVEGNGHYSGRIAFSPDGRHLFFTNGERQKFDPAQTPKATLGKVLRLNIDGTPAAGNPLAAKGFHPAVWSYGHRNLLGIAFDKDGRLWEQEMGPKGGDELNLIKPALNYGYPKASNGDHYDGKPIPDHSPHDGFEPPKLWWSPVISPAGLLYYSGDLFPQWKNSLFIGGLSSQALIRVKLDGENASKADQWDMGARIREVEQGPDDGLWLLEDGGQGSQGRLLKLTPAS, encoded by the coding sequence ATGAATCGGGTCCTGATCACCGCCCTGCCCCTCCTCCTCCTGGCCTGCTCTTCCGAGAACGCCACCAGCCAGAACAGCGCCGCCCCTGCGGAAAAGCCCTTCAAAACCTCCATCATCGCGGATTTCGATTCGCCCTGGGCCATGACCTTCCTGCCCGACGGCCGCGCGCTAATCACGGAGAAGGCGGGCGAGATGATCCTCTTCGACCCGAAGAACGGAACAAAAATTCCGATCAGCGGCATTCCCAAGGTCGACAGCGCGGGCCAGGGCGCACTGATGGATGTCGTGCTTCATCCCCAGTTCGCGCAGAACAAGACGGTATATTTCAGCTTCTCGGAAAGCGGCCCTGGCGGCAAGGGCGTGGCGCTCGCCACGGGGATCTTCAACCAGGCCAGTGACGGAACGACAAAGCTCGACGGCGTAAAAACCATCTTCCGCGCCACCCCCTATGTCGAAGGCAACGGCCATTATTCCGGTCGCATCGCTTTCTCCCCCGATGGCCGCCACCTCTTCTTCACCAATGGCGAGCGCCAAAAGTTCGACCCAGCCCAAACCCCCAAGGCCACGCTGGGCAAGGTGCTACGCCTCAATATCGACGGCACCCCGGCGGCGGGCAATCCCCTCGCGGCCAAGGGATTCCATCCTGCCGTCTGGTCCTATGGCCACCGCAACCTGCTCGGCATCGCCTTCGACAAGGACGGTCGGCTATGGGAACAGGAAATGGGTCCCAAGGGCGGCGACGAGCTCAACCTCATCAAACCCGCCCTCAACTATGGCTATCCCAAGGCGTCGAACGGCGACCATTATGATGGCAAGCCGATCCCCGACCACAGCCCGCATGATGGCTTCGAGCCGCCGAAACTCTGGTGGAGCCCCGTCATTTCGCCCGCCGGACTGCTCTATTATTCGGGCGATCTCTTCCCGCAGTGGAAAAATTCGCTCTTCATCGGCGGCTTGTCCAGCCAAGCCCTGATCCGGGTGAAGCTGGACGGCGAAAATGCCTCAAAAGCCGACCAATGGGACATGGGCGCAAGGATACGCGAGGTCGAACAAGGCCCCGACGACGGGCTCTGGCTGCTTGAAGATGGCGGTCAGGGTTCGCAAGGGCGGCTGCTGAAATTGACGCCAGCGAGTTAG